From Anopheles arabiensis isolate DONGOLA chromosome 3, AaraD3, whole genome shotgun sequence, a single genomic window includes:
- the LOC120904288 gene encoding CLIP domain-containing serine protease 14D-like: MFRSVQLFAIVLYLAQPALALETDVTPGAICRVEGNFGRCVHFKNDPKYLTLLLKSTRTEQDDSYLLRYVCDRRKGLTCRTGSVNDEVCGVQMDNRIVGGQRTSIDQYPWMALLQYINHRKGTKRFACGGTLLNRKFVLSAAHCFVRLPAGVELHKVRLGEWDTDSEIDCEDLDDELSCATPVQDLDYDRIIIHEGYTGNHADRANDIALIELSGSAKYNDFVKPICLPEPGTPNKEKLYFGSMWAAGWGRTETASGSRFKLYVPLDLFDLQSCNETYQRRVKVPLTETQFCAMGTPGKDTCNGDSGGPLMKTMKTLHYVVGVVSFGPQRCGSGIPAVYTRVDKFYDWIVGHMVEFEN, encoded by the exons ATGTTCCGTTCTGTACAGTTATTCGCTATCGTTTTGTATCTTGCTCAGCCAGCTCTAGCCTTAG AAACGGACGTTACTCCAGGCGCTATCTGTCGGGTGGAAGGAAATTTCGGACGCTGTGTGCACTTCAAGAACGATCCAAAGTATCTGACGCTGCTGCTAAAGAGTACCCGCACGGAGCAGGATGACTCATACCTGCTGCGATACGTTTGCGATCGACGCAAGGGGTTAACGTGTCGGACTGGCTCGGTGAACGATGAGGTTTGCGGTGTGCAGATGGATAACCGTATCGTCGGTGGACAGCGCACGTCGATCGATCAGTACCCGTGGATGGCGTTGCTGCAGTACATCAACCATCGCAAGGGCACGAAGCGGTTCGCCTGTGGAGGGACACTGCTGAACCGGAAGTTTGTCCTCTCGGCGGCACACTGCTTCGTGCGGCTTCCTGCAGGTGTTGAGCT ACACAAAGTGCGACTGGGCGAATGGGACACCGATTCCGAAATTGACTGCGAAGATTTGGATGATGAGCTGTCCTGTGCAACGCCTGTGCAAGACTTGGACTACGATCGAATTATCATCCACGAAGGTTACACCGGGAATCACGCGGATCGCGCAAATGATATTGCACTCATCGAATTGAGCGGGTCGGCGAAGTACAACGACTTCGTAAAGCCTATCTGCCTGCCCGAGCCGGGCACACCGAACAAAGAGAAGCTGTACTTTGGCAGCATGTGGGCCGCTGGATGGGGCCGAACGGAAACAGCTTCTGGAAGTCGCTTTAAGCTGTACGTACCGCTGGATCTGTTCGATCTGCAGTCTTGCAACGAGACGTACCAAAGGCGGGTGAAGGTTCCGCTCACCGAGACGCAGTTCTGTGCGATGGGAACTCCGGGAAAGGATACTTGTAATGGAGATTCCGGCGGTCCGCTGATGAAGACGATGAAAACGCTGCACTATGTTGTTGGAGTTGTGAGTTTCGGACCGCAAAGGTGTGGCAGCGGCATCCCGGCTGTTTACACGCGCGTGGATAAGTTCTACGACTGGATCGTAGGTCATATGGTGGAGTTTGAGAATTAA